The following coding sequences are from one Streptomyces sp. NBC_01294 window:
- a CDS encoding amidase family protein, translating into MDGAGLLTALARSRPMVAYTALWNVTGHPAASVPAGHGADGLPLAVQLVGRSDDEVTVLRVAAQLEAARPWAERRPQLSAS; encoded by the coding sequence TTGGACGGCGCCGGACTGCTGACGGCGCTGGCGCGCTCGCGCCCGATGGTCGCCTACACCGCGCTGTGGAACGTCACCGGCCACCCGGCCGCCTCCGTCCCGGCCGGTCACGGCGCGGACGGGCTGCCGCTCGCCGTGCAGCTGGTGGGCCGCAGCGACGACGAGGTGACGGTGCTCCGGGTGGCAGCGCAACTGGAGGCGGCCCGGCCGTGGGCGGAGCGGCGCCCGCAGCTGTCGGCTTCCTGA
- a CDS encoding NUDIX domain-containing protein, with amino-acid sequence MAAMPVAAPAVGDVGGVGGVVGETGRPPTGLESPARDTPTAPNVPNILPSSASALNCEATLPPTRSHIRDLVTAYLGRHPAEVESLAPLLHALEDGGADPTSRSTLPGHVTCSSVVIDRDCRVLHIHHKATGKSLAPGGHVEEGDRTLLEAALREVHEEAGIPPGALCTTVAYGRAPFDIDVHDIDANPVKDESGHQHYDFRFVFCLADTDAEVSPQPDEVSGAEWRPFEEVASPSLRAKLLASALDGRVEPVNASALIHDDQGRYLLHLRDDVPGIWEPGAWALLGGGREPEDASLEATVRRELREEAGLALPVLEPFAVELATGTDGMAVPVQILAGRWNGDPAELPLTEGVMLAWFHPATMPRLRLSPSTLDLVRRHAAAAPPKPASRAGEVVRRSPTAVPEQRPGRQAGSGSVPHVVGVHLYLERDGRVLLGLRHPDSAFAGSTHHFLAGHCEQESAVSCLVREAEEEAGLIIDPDDVELAHLVHLVDEPGGQPRVGLVFRARRWQGTPEVREPDRCVSWGWWPADALPHPVVPYTRAAVEGIRAGRLYTELGWT; translated from the coding sequence ATGGCCGCCATGCCCGTCGCCGCCCCGGCCGTCGGTGACGTCGGTGGCGTCGGTGGCGTCGTAGGGGAAACCGGTCGCCCGCCGACAGGCCTGGAAAGCCCGGCCCGTGACACCCCCACCGCCCCGAACGTTCCGAACATCCTGCCGTCATCCGCTTCCGCCCTGAACTGCGAGGCAACCTTGCCACCCACCCGCTCCCACATCCGCGACCTCGTCACCGCCTACCTGGGTCGCCACCCCGCCGAAGTAGAGTCTCTGGCACCGCTGTTGCACGCGCTGGAGGACGGCGGCGCCGATCCCACGAGCCGCTCCACCCTGCCGGGCCACGTCACCTGCAGCTCCGTCGTCATCGACCGGGACTGCCGCGTCCTGCACATCCATCACAAGGCCACCGGCAAGTCCCTCGCGCCCGGAGGGCACGTCGAGGAGGGCGACCGCACGCTGCTGGAAGCGGCGCTGCGCGAGGTCCACGAGGAGGCCGGTATCCCGCCCGGCGCCCTGTGCACCACCGTCGCGTACGGGAGGGCGCCCTTCGACATCGACGTCCATGACATCGACGCCAACCCCGTCAAGGACGAATCCGGTCACCAGCACTACGACTTCCGGTTCGTGTTCTGCCTCGCCGACACCGACGCCGAGGTCTCCCCGCAGCCCGACGAGGTGTCGGGAGCGGAGTGGCGTCCCTTCGAGGAGGTGGCGTCGCCGTCCCTGCGGGCCAAGCTCCTCGCATCCGCTCTCGACGGCCGGGTCGAACCGGTGAACGCGTCGGCGTTGATCCACGACGATCAGGGCCGCTACCTGCTCCATCTGCGGGACGACGTGCCCGGGATCTGGGAGCCGGGGGCCTGGGCCCTGCTGGGCGGTGGCCGCGAGCCGGAGGACGCCTCGCTGGAGGCGACGGTGCGGCGGGAACTGCGGGAGGAAGCCGGACTCGCGCTGCCCGTACTGGAGCCCTTCGCCGTGGAGTTGGCCACCGGCACCGACGGCATGGCCGTACCGGTCCAGATCTTGGCGGGCCGGTGGAACGGCGACCCGGCCGAACTCCCGCTCACCGAAGGCGTCATGCTGGCCTGGTTCCACCCGGCGACGATGCCCCGCCTGCGGCTGAGCCCCTCCACCCTGGATCTGGTGCGGCGGCACGCGGCAGCTGCGCCGCCCAAGCCCGCTTCCCGTGCCGGGGAGGTGGTGCGGCGGTCACCAACGGCCGTGCCGGAACAGCGCCCCGGGCGACAGGCCGGCAGCGGAAGCGTTCCCCACGTCGTCGGCGTCCACCTCTACCTGGAGCGCGACGGCCGGGTGCTGCTCGGACTGCGGCACCCCGACTCCGCGTTCGCGGGTTCCACGCACCACTTCCTCGCCGGGCACTGCGAGCAGGAATCGGCCGTGAGCTGCCTGGTGAGGGAAGCGGAGGAAGAGGCGGGCCTGATCATCGACCCGGACGACGTGGAACTGGCCCACCTCGTCCACCTCGTGGACGAGCCGGGCGGACAGCCGCGGGTGGGGCTGGTCTTCCGCGCCCGGCGGTGGCAGGGCACGCCCGAGGTACGCGAGCCCGACCGCTGCGTGTCCTGGGGCTGGTGGCCCGCCGACGCCCTCCCCCACCCCGTCGTCCCCTACACCCGGGCCGCCGTCGAGGGCATCCGGGCCGGCCGCCTGTACACCGAACTCGGCTGGACCTGA
- a CDS encoding GYD domain-containing protein: MPLYLSRFSYTPETWARLIGHPEDRAKAARSYIESVGGKLHGFWYAFGTHDGYNLWEAPDNVSMAAVALAISGGGALSSFETTVLLTVDGKRWRP; encoded by the coding sequence ATGCCGCTCTACCTGTCGAGGTTCAGCTACACACCGGAGACGTGGGCGAGGCTGATCGGCCACCCCGAGGACCGCGCGAAGGCCGCCCGGTCGTACATCGAGTCCGTCGGTGGAAAGCTCCACGGATTCTGGTACGCCTTCGGCACGCACGACGGCTACAACCTGTGGGAAGCCCCGGACAACGTGTCCATGGCCGCGGTCGCACTGGCGATCAGTGGAGGCGGCGCGCTCAGTTCGTTCGAGACGACCGTCCTGCTGACCGTCGACGGCAAACGCTGGAGGCCCTGA